One window from the genome of Actinomycetes bacterium encodes:
- a CDS encoding calcium-binding protein, producing VLGGDNVGVPADDPQTSSVRELLHGGPGADELRGGPGTDEVWGDEDGDTVYGGTDADRLFGAQGDDTLVGGGGADVIEAGAGNDKARGNLGADKVTDRTGTDGTDTFTGGYGDDFLAGNAGADSLSGQAGDDTIRGGPGVDTIRGGVGSDTCRSPSNPPGALGC from the coding sequence GTCCTCGGCGGCGACAACGTCGGCGTGCCGGCGGACGACCCCCAGACGTCCAGCGTGCGCGAGCTGCTGCACGGCGGCCCGGGGGCCGACGAGCTGCGCGGCGGCCCGGGTACCGACGAGGTGTGGGGCGACGAGGACGGCGACACCGTCTATGGCGGCACCGACGCCGATCGGCTCTTCGGCGCCCAGGGTGACGACACCCTGGTCGGCGGCGGCGGCGCAGACGTCATCGAGGCTGGCGCCGGCAACGACAAGGCCCGGGGCAACCTGGGGGCCGACAAGGTGACCGACCGCACCGGGACCGACGGGACCGACACCTTCACGGGCGGCTACGGCGACGACTTCCTGGCCGGCAACGCGGGCGCCGACTCGCTCTCCGGCCAGGCGGGTGACGACACCATCCGCGGCGGCCCGGGAGTCGACACGATCCGTGGCGGGGTCGGCTCCGACACCTGCCGCAGCCCCTCGAACCCGCCCGGTGCGCTCGGCTGCTGA